In Candidatus Hadarchaeales archaeon, one DNA window encodes the following:
- a CDS encoding pyruvate ferredoxin oxidoreductase subunit gamma, translating into MIEIRFHGRGGQGAVTAARMLAEAAFLEGKYAQAFPFFGAERRGAPVVSFARIDTKPVRIRSQIYEPDHVVVLDSTLLKTVNVTEGLKPGGLLVVNAKQNPKLSAGRTVWVDATSIAVEEIGAPITNMAMLGAYVRASGEVSLESVLTVVGRYFKGKLGERNLRAIRRAYEEARE; encoded by the coding sequence GTGATCGAAATAAGGTTCCACGGGAGGGGTGGACAGGGGGCTGTTACGGCGGCCCGCATGTTAGCGGAAGCCGCCTTTTTAGAAGGTAAATATGCTCAGGCCTTTCCCTTCTTCGGGGCGGAGAGAAGGGGAGCACCCGTGGTTTCCTTCGCGAGGATCGATACCAAACCCGTGAGGATAAGGAGTCAGATCTATGAGCCGGATCACGTGGTGGTGCTCGATAGCACCCTGCTCAAGACCGTCAACGTCACGGAGGGTCTAAAGCCAGGAGGTCTCTTGGTTGTGAACGCCAAGCAAAATCCGAAGCTGAGTGCTGGGAGGACGGTTTGGGTGGATGCCACCTCCATAGCAGTGGAGGAAATAGGGGCGCCCATTACCAACATGGCCATGCTGGGAGCCTATGTGAGGGCTTCGGGGGAAGTGAGCTTGGAGTCGGTTCTTACCGTGGTGGGAAGGTACTTCAAGGGAAAGCTGGGGGAGAGGAACCTGAGGGCCATAAGGAGGGCCTACGAGGAGGCGAGGGAATGA
- a CDS encoding FAD-dependent oxidoreductase, whose product MKLLPGIVIDRPGSSVEYLTSGWRYLRPVRERKTAPCVSACPIENDIPRILWLVKRGRLEEAWKTLKSTNPFPSICGRVCYRFCEGACNRKDFDEAIAVRSVERFLGDLGREKGWRVEPGRATGHSVAIVGGGPSGLSCAYHLRLRGHEVRIFEAKEKEGGLMAWGISEELLPREVLEEELSLLRGMGVEVERREVKGRGELKGYGALVLATGRSPLPEGLAEGLKRKGEKVEGDKWGRTEIGGLFVTGELAAGVRRGVAWAIGSGRRTALAVDAFLKGREVEEEGVPPILGLEEIRLDYFNFSPRVGGREGPSSEEEVEAEAGRCFSCGMCNGCDNCWIFCPEGCIVKEGETEYRTDENYCKGCGICAQECPRGVIRMEEEG is encoded by the coding sequence ATGAAGCTACTGCCAGGAATAGTGATAGATAGACCCGGAAGCAGTGTGGAATATTTGACCTCCGGATGGAGGTACCTACGTCCGGTGAGGGAGAGGAAAACCGCTCCTTGTGTTTCCGCCTGTCCGATAGAAAACGACATCCCTAGGATCCTTTGGTTGGTTAAAAGGGGAAGACTGGAGGAAGCTTGGAAGACCCTCAAGTCGACCAACCCCTTTCCCTCGATATGCGGGAGGGTGTGTTATCGTTTTTGTGAAGGGGCTTGCAACAGGAAGGATTTCGATGAGGCCATAGCCGTGAGGAGCGTGGAGCGTTTCCTGGGAGATCTCGGAAGGGAAAAGGGCTGGAGGGTGGAGCCGGGAAGGGCCACTGGACATTCGGTGGCGATAGTCGGTGGTGGTCCTTCAGGTCTCTCCTGCGCCTACCATTTGAGACTCAGGGGGCATGAGGTGAGGATCTTCGAAGCCAAGGAAAAGGAGGGTGGTTTGATGGCCTGGGGTATCTCGGAGGAACTCCTCCCCAGGGAGGTCCTGGAGGAAGAACTCTCCCTCCTAAGGGGGATGGGGGTGGAGGTGGAGAGGAGGGAGGTGAAGGGGAGGGGAGAGCTCAAGGGCTATGGGGCGTTGGTGTTGGCTACGGGGAGGAGCCCCCTTCCCGAAGGGTTGGCGGAAGGACTGAAAAGGAAGGGGGAAAAGGTGGAAGGGGACAAATGGGGGAGGACGGAGATAGGAGGACTTTTCGTTACGGGTGAGCTGGCGGCAGGGGTAAGGAGGGGGGTGGCCTGGGCCATAGGCTCTGGAAGGAGGACGGCCTTAGCAGTGGATGCTTTCCTCAAGGGTAGGGAGGTGGAGGAAGAAGGGGTGCCGCCCATCCTCGGTCTGGAGGAGATCAGACTGGACTACTTCAACTTTTCTCCTAGGGTGGGAGGGAGGGAAGGTCCCTCTTCGGAGGAAGAAGTGGAGGCGGAGGCTGGAAGGTGCTTCAGTTGTGGCATGTGCAACGGATGTGATAATTGCTGGATTTTCTGTCCGGAGGGATGTATCGTGAAGGAGGGGGAAACCGAATACAGGACGGATGAGAACTATTGTAAGGGATGCGGGATCTGTGCCCAAGAATGCCCTAGGGGCGTGATAAGGATGGAGGAGGAGGGATGA
- the porB gene encoding pyruvate synthase subunit PorB, protein MIPEEELLAPGHRACPGCGEVMALRWILKALGREIIVVQATGCMEVTTTPYPQTSWRVPWIHGAFENAAAIASGVEVALKRLGRKGVKVVAIAGDGGTADIGLQALSGMMERGHNVLYVCTDNEAYMNTGIQRSGTTPFGAWTTTTPAGKLWKGEDRPKKDVPSIALAHRIPYVATASVGYPKDLFWKVRKAASVEGPSYLHVHCPCPTGWRHDSSLTVRIARLAVETGCWILWEAEGGRIKLTFRPKRRKPVREYLRLQGRFSHLTEEEVERIQREVDERCRELNLGWYG, encoded by the coding sequence ATGATACCCGAAGAAGAGCTTCTGGCACCAGGACATCGTGCCTGTCCTGGATGTGGTGAGGTCATGGCCCTCAGGTGGATCCTGAAGGCCTTGGGGAGGGAGATAATCGTGGTGCAGGCCACCGGTTGTATGGAGGTCACCACCACTCCCTATCCCCAGACTTCTTGGAGGGTCCCCTGGATTCACGGGGCCTTCGAGAACGCGGCTGCCATCGCCTCGGGGGTGGAGGTGGCCCTCAAGAGGCTGGGGAGGAAGGGGGTGAAGGTGGTGGCCATAGCGGGGGACGGGGGGACGGCAGACATAGGGCTCCAGGCCCTTTCCGGAATGATGGAGAGGGGACACAACGTGCTCTATGTGTGCACCGACAATGAGGCCTACATGAACACGGGCATACAGAGGAGCGGGACCACCCCCTTCGGTGCTTGGACCACCACCACCCCTGCGGGAAAACTCTGGAAGGGAGAGGATAGGCCCAAAAAGGATGTACCTTCCATAGCTTTGGCCCACCGCATTCCCTATGTGGCCACTGCCTCCGTGGGATATCCCAAGGATCTCTTCTGGAAGGTGAGGAAGGCGGCGAGCGTGGAGGGACCCTCCTATCTCCATGTCCACTGTCCTTGCCCCACCGGTTGGAGACACGATTCCTCCCTTACGGTGAGGATAGCGAGGTTGGCCGTAGAGACGGGTTGTTGGATCCTCTGGGAGGCCGAGGGGGGGAGGATCAAGTTAACCTTCAGACCGAAGCGGAGGAAGCCCGTGAGGGAGTACCTCAGGCTCCAGGGGAGGTTCTCCCATCTGACGGAAGAGGAGGTGGAGAGGATTCAGAGGGAAGTGGATGAACGCTGCAGGGAGCTGAATTTGGGCTGGTATGGATAA
- a CDS encoding threonine--tRNA ligase, whose amino-acid sequence MRLLLIHADFLEFKALQPTPMAEEVEEGKGEGRVEEVLVAFTAVEEEDGRNPEVVISKASEEILDLCKKLGVGRVAVYPYAHLSPSLSSPDIALRILKGLREKLTEKGLEVLHVPFGWYKAFTLRCKGHPLSELSRTISPEPAPLSSEREEGGELRVLSPDGREERVDPERLEACKLLEGNPFLKQYLLAERGGRGEEPAHLHLMRRLELVDYEPASDVGHFRFYPKGELLKSLLEDYAAQLARSVGALFIQTPLLYRLEEKDIGAQAAKFLAKDYRIKLPGKTLLLRFAGDFGLFRMMKEAQLSYRQLPLRVFELSPSFRLEQSGECVGLKRLRSFTMPDLHCFCSDLPQALEEYKLLFRLFLEPVRRMGLPYALVFRVVEEFYLEHRNFILELVREEGRPALLELLPGRKHYWVMKHELQFLDPEGGNSQLSTVQLDLEDSERYGILYTDDQGKKKGCVILHSSMGSIERWIYALLENAERMRREGKPPSLPLWLSPTQVRLIPVGDRHLERCLGDAEFLEGKGVRADVDDRDWTVARKIREAEREWIPYIAVVGNREMESGKLSVRVRGSEVREYGVEELAEEIRKKCEGFPHRPLTLPRRLSLRPIFVGS is encoded by the coding sequence ATGCGTCTGCTCCTCATCCACGCCGATTTCCTGGAATTCAAGGCCCTCCAGCCCACCCCGATGGCGGAGGAGGTGGAGGAAGGAAAGGGGGAGGGAAGGGTGGAAGAAGTGCTGGTGGCCTTCACAGCGGTGGAGGAGGAGGATGGTAGGAATCCAGAGGTGGTTATCTCCAAGGCCTCGGAGGAAATCCTGGACCTATGCAAAAAACTGGGGGTGGGGAGGGTGGCGGTCTATCCCTATGCCCACCTCAGTCCCTCCCTTTCCTCCCCCGACATTGCCCTGAGGATCCTGAAGGGACTCAGGGAGAAACTCACCGAGAAGGGACTCGAAGTCCTCCATGTCCCCTTCGGATGGTACAAGGCCTTCACCCTCCGATGTAAAGGACATCCCTTGAGCGAACTCTCGAGAACCATCTCGCCCGAGCCCGCCCCCCTTTCCAGCGAGAGGGAGGAGGGGGGGGAGCTGAGGGTTCTCTCCCCCGACGGGAGGGAGGAGAGGGTGGATCCGGAAAGGCTCGAAGCCTGCAAGCTCCTGGAAGGAAATCCCTTCCTAAAACAATACCTGCTCGCGGAAAGGGGGGGAAGAGGGGAGGAACCAGCTCACCTGCACCTCATGCGGAGGTTGGAGCTGGTGGATTACGAACCGGCAAGCGATGTGGGGCATTTCCGCTTCTATCCAAAGGGTGAACTATTGAAATCCCTGCTCGAGGATTATGCCGCCCAACTGGCTAGAAGCGTGGGGGCCCTCTTCATCCAGACACCCCTCCTCTACAGGCTGGAAGAGAAGGATATAGGTGCGCAGGCGGCCAAGTTCCTGGCTAAGGATTACAGGATCAAGCTTCCCGGTAAGACCCTCCTGCTGAGGTTTGCAGGTGATTTCGGCCTCTTCAGGATGATGAAGGAAGCCCAGCTCAGCTACCGACAGCTTCCCCTCAGGGTCTTCGAGCTCTCCCCCTCCTTCAGGTTGGAGCAGAGCGGGGAATGCGTGGGACTCAAACGCCTCCGTTCCTTCACCATGCCCGACCTCCATTGCTTCTGTTCCGATCTCCCCCAGGCCCTAGAGGAGTACAAGCTCCTCTTCCGTCTCTTTTTGGAACCCGTCCGTAGGATGGGTCTTCCCTACGCGTTGGTCTTCAGGGTGGTGGAGGAATTCTACCTAGAACACAGGAACTTCATTCTGGAGTTGGTGAGGGAAGAGGGAAGACCGGCGCTCTTGGAGCTCCTGCCTGGAAGGAAGCATTACTGGGTGATGAAGCACGAGCTCCAGTTCTTGGATCCGGAGGGAGGGAACTCCCAGCTCTCCACCGTCCAGCTCGATCTGGAAGATTCCGAGAGGTATGGGATCCTCTACACGGACGACCAGGGAAAGAAGAAGGGATGCGTGATCCTCCATTCCTCCATGGGATCCATAGAACGCTGGATCTATGCCCTACTCGAGAACGCGGAGAGGATGAGGAGGGAGGGAAAACCCCCCTCCCTTCCCCTCTGGCTCTCCCCCACACAGGTCAGGCTGATTCCCGTGGGGGACCGTCACTTGGAGCGCTGCCTTGGGGATGCGGAATTCCTAGAAGGGAAAGGGGTGAGGGCCGACGTAGACGATAGGGATTGGACTGTGGCGAGAAAGATCAGGGAGGCGGAGAGGGAGTGGATTCCCTACATAGCAGTGGTGGGGAACAGGGAAATGGAGAGCGGGAAGCTTTCCGTGAGGGTGAGGGGTTCGGAAGTGAGGGAGTATGGGGTGGAGGAGCTGGCGGAGGAAATAAGGAAGAAGTGTGAAGGCTTCCCACACCGTCCCCTAACCCTCCCCAGGAGGCTTTCCCTCCGTCCCATCTTCGTGGGCTCATAG